Within Bacillus sp. FJAT-45350, the genomic segment TTTCATGCGTCTCTTTACAAAGGATACCTAATTGTTTCAATTTTTCACAGTACTTTCTTGCTGGTTGAGTTAATTCAATCCCAATAAATAGCCCTCTTCCTCGTACTTCTTTTACAATATCACTCTGTAACCCTTGCAACTTCTTTATTAAATAGTCTCCTAATTGACGTGAATTAGTTACTAGTTTCTCGTCTTCTATGACTTTGAGAGCTGCAATTGCTGTAGCGCAAGCAAGGGGATTGCCCCCAAATGTAGAGCCGTGAGAGCCTGGATTAAAGACAGATAATATTTCGTGATTTGCTACCACTGAGGAAATTGGCATTACCCCTCCACCTAATGCCTTTCCTAAAATGTACATATCAGGTGTAACCTGTTCCCAATCACAAGCAAACCACTGTCCAGACCGCCCTAATCCAGATTGTATTTCGTCAGCAATAAATAATACATTTTTTCGAGAGCAAATCTCTCTCACTTCTTTTAGATAACCGTCCGGTGGAATAACAATTCCTGCCTCTCCTTGAATTGGCTCTACTAGAAAAGCAGCTGTATTTTCTGTAATAGCTTCTTCAAGTGCTTTACTATCACCATAAGGGATAACCTTAATTCCTGGAAGCATTGGTCCAAAATCTTCTTTATATTCATCATTAGATGACAAGGAGACAGCAGCTAGCGTTCGACCATGAAAGTTATTCTCACAAACGATAATTTCAGCTTTGTCTTTAGTTATCCCTTTGTTTCGATAACCCCAACGCCTTGCTGCTTTAATCGCTGTTTCCACTGCCTCTGCCCCAGTATTCATTGGTAGCACTTTAGTTTTGCCTGTTAATTCTACAACTTTATGATAAAAGGAACCTAGCTGATCATTATAGAATGCCCGTGATGTTAGGGTGATTTTATCTGCTTGCTTCTTTAAGGCATCAATAATTCTTGGGTGTCTATGTCCTTGATTTAGTGCTGAATAGGCACTTAGCATATCTAGGTACCGGTTTCCTTCAGGGTCCCTCACCCAAACCCCTTCAGCTTCGGATATGACAATAGGAAGTGGCAGATAATTTTTTGCTCCGTACTGTTCAGTTTGTTGGATTATATTTTTCGATTGATTCATCCTAGCCTCCATTTTTTAGTTTATTTCGAGAACAAACCTCTCAATGCAAAGCTTACATTTTGAGGTCGTTCTGCTAATCGTCGCATGAAATAACCAAACCAATCATCACCAAATGGAATATACACTCTCATTTTATAGCCTTCTTTTACTAAAGCTATCTGTAGATTCGTTCGAAAACCATAAAGCATTTGAAATTCAAATTGGTCCTTCGGGATACTTTCTCTTTCAGCAAATTTCTTTACTCTTTCAATTATGCGGTGGTCATGTGTTGCGATAGCGGTATAGCTTCCACTTTTTAAATGGGACTGAATTATTTTATAATAGTTTTCATCAATTTTTTTCTTATTTTGAATAGCTACTTTACTCGATTCTTTGTAGGCTCCTTTTACTAGCCTAAGAGGAATGCCTTGTAGTTTTGTCACATCATCTTCGGAACGAAATAAATAAGCTTGAATGACGGTACCTACATTATCGTATTCCTTTCGTAGCTCAGTTAATATATCTAGAGTTTGCTGACAATGTGTGTAGTCTTCCATATCAATTCTTACAAAATTATTATAGTTCCTTGCTCGCTCAACAATTCGACGCATGTTCTCTAGGCAGAATTCCTTACTTATATCTAGACCCAATTGAGTGAGCTTTAAAGATAGATTACAATCTACTTTTCCTTTAGCGATTTTATCTAATGTTTCAATACAATAGTTCGTTGCTTCTTCTGCTTCTTTTTTCGTCGTAACAAATTCCCCTAAATGATCTAATGTACAAGATAACCCTCTATCATTTAACTCATTAACCTTTTCAATTGCACTTTCTATTGTTGTACCGGCTACTACCTGTGATGCACCAAGCTTAAGACCCCACTTTTTAGCCGCTGCGTTCATTGGTCTATTTTGTGAGAGATAAATAAAAAAGGCTTTTAATGGCTTATTTAGTACCATTTGCTTCACCCCCGATAGAAAGTGAATCTAATACATTTCTGATATTGTTTTAGCTTGCATATAAAGAGGTAGGTAATCAGGTCCCCCAGCCTTCGAATCTGTACCTGACAATTTAAATCCTCCAAATGGGTGGTACCCAACAATGGCACCTGTACAGTTTCTATTAAAATATAAATTCCCTACATGAAAATCTCGCTTAGCCTGTTCTATATGAGCTCGATTATTTGATATGACCGCTCCTGTTAGTCCATATTCAGTATTATTCGCTATCTCAATCGCTT encodes:
- a CDS encoding proline dehydrogenase family protein, with product MVLNKPLKAFFIYLSQNRPMNAAAKKWGLKLGASQVVAGTTIESAIEKVNELNDRGLSCTLDHLGEFVTTKKEAEEATNYCIETLDKIAKGKVDCNLSLKLTQLGLDISKEFCLENMRRIVERARNYNNFVRIDMEDYTHCQQTLDILTELRKEYDNVGTVIQAYLFRSEDDVTKLQGIPLRLVKGAYKESSKVAIQNKKKIDENYYKIIQSHLKSGSYTAIATHDHRIIERVKKFAERESIPKDQFEFQMLYGFRTNLQIALVKEGYKMRVYIPFGDDWFGYFMRRLAERPQNVSFALRGLFSK
- a CDS encoding ornithine--oxo-acid transaminase, which gives rise to MNQSKNIIQQTEQYGAKNYLPLPIVISEAEGVWVRDPEGNRYLDMLSAYSALNQGHRHPRIIDALKKQADKITLTSRAFYNDQLGSFYHKVVELTGKTKVLPMNTGAEAVETAIKAARRWGYRNKGITKDKAEIIVCENNFHGRTLAAVSLSSNDEYKEDFGPMLPGIKVIPYGDSKALEEAITENTAAFLVEPIQGEAGIVIPPDGYLKEVREICSRKNVLFIADEIQSGLGRSGQWFACDWEQVTPDMYILGKALGGGVMPISSVVANHEILSVFNPGSHGSTFGGNPLACATAIAALKVIEDEKLVTNSRQLGDYLIKKLQGLQSDIVKEVRGRGLFIGIELTQPARKYCEKLKQLGILCKETHENVIRLAPPLVIKKEEIDWAFQKIKQVL